One genomic segment of Amycolatopsis sp. Hca4 includes these proteins:
- a CDS encoding universal stress protein, whose translation MSATGNAPVVVAVDGSETAAAAALWAAGEAARRHASLLVFTAYGYEDGAFGGKVYPPSDWLAVKEAEADQVLRRTRAILEAAVPGLAVDTEASDRGPVPALLGVSERARLLVTGEPVGPIAGLFSGSPDVDLAAKAHCPVVVVRGRESVDGPVVVGVDGSPLSEAAIAWAFEEASLRNAPLVAIYTWHDGDTAGLFSDGNIAFQGESLRDSGQRLLAQRLAGWQEKYPDVEVERRVEHDKPRHRLLSASRGAQLLVVGSRGRGGFTGLVLGSTSQALLHHAACPVLVVRTENA comes from the coding sequence ATGAGCGCAACCGGAAACGCGCCGGTCGTGGTGGCCGTGGACGGCTCGGAAACGGCGGCTGCGGCGGCGTTGTGGGCGGCCGGGGAAGCGGCCCGGCGGCACGCTTCGCTGCTCGTCTTCACCGCGTACGGCTACGAAGACGGCGCGTTCGGCGGCAAGGTCTACCCGCCGTCGGACTGGCTGGCGGTCAAGGAGGCCGAAGCGGATCAGGTGCTGCGCCGCACGCGGGCGATCCTCGAAGCCGCCGTCCCGGGGCTGGCCGTCGACACCGAGGCCAGTGACCGCGGGCCGGTCCCGGCCCTCCTGGGGGTGTCGGAGCGGGCCCGGCTGCTCGTCACCGGGGAGCCCGTCGGCCCGATCGCCGGGCTGTTCAGCGGGTCGCCCGACGTCGACCTCGCCGCCAAGGCCCACTGCCCGGTGGTCGTGGTGCGCGGCCGCGAGAGCGTCGACGGCCCGGTGGTCGTGGGCGTCGACGGCAGCCCGCTGAGCGAAGCGGCGATCGCGTGGGCGTTCGAGGAGGCGTCGCTGCGCAACGCGCCGCTCGTGGCGATCTACACCTGGCACGACGGCGATACCGCCGGCCTGTTCAGCGACGGCAACATCGCGTTCCAGGGCGAGTCCCTGCGCGACTCGGGGCAGCGGTTGCTCGCCCAGCGGCTCGCCGGGTGGCAGGAGAAGTACCCGGACGTCGAGGTCGAGCGCCGCGTCGAGCACGACAAGCCGCGCCACCGCCTGCTGTCGGCGAGCCGCGGCGCGCAGCTGCTGGTCGTGGGCAGCCGTGGCCGCGGTGGCTTCACCGGGCTGGTGCTCGGCTCGACGAGCCAGGCCCTGCTGCACCACGCGGCCTGCCCCGTGCTGGTCGTCCGCACCGAGAACGCCTGA
- a CDS encoding CBS domain-containing protein → MTTVSAVMTADPITVSPQTPFKDIAELLTGNGISAVGVVDKTGALVGVVSEADLLPHLWDDPKPRRRDRRLARKATACTAKDLMTSPVVTIDAEDSLAVAAAKFARSGVRRLFVLRGGKPVGVLSRRDLVRTFTRGDADLDREVCSRIRQLGWGPDRVRVEVRAGIVTVVGRVERRSDIDPVTRLISELSGVVEVRNRLDYVWNDVA, encoded by the coding sequence ATGACCACGGTTTCCGCGGTGATGACCGCCGATCCGATCACCGTCTCGCCGCAGACGCCGTTCAAGGACATCGCCGAACTGCTGACCGGCAACGGGATCAGCGCGGTCGGGGTGGTCGACAAGACGGGCGCGCTGGTCGGCGTCGTCTCGGAAGCGGACCTGCTCCCGCACCTGTGGGACGACCCGAAGCCCCGCCGCCGCGACCGCCGGCTGGCCCGCAAGGCGACGGCGTGCACCGCGAAAGACCTGATGACCAGCCCGGTCGTCACGATCGACGCGGAGGACTCCCTGGCCGTCGCGGCAGCGAAGTTCGCGCGCTCCGGCGTCCGCCGGTTGTTCGTGCTGCGGGGCGGAAAACCGGTGGGCGTGCTGTCCCGCCGCGACCTGGTCCGCACCTTCACCCGCGGCGACGCGGACCTCGACCGCGAGGTGTGCTCCCGGATCCGGCAGCTGGGCTGGGGCCCGGACCGGGTCCGCGTGGAGGTGCGGGCGGGGATCGTGACGGTGGTGGGCCGCGTGGAGCGGCGCAGCGACATCGACCCGGTGACGCGGCTGATCAGCGAGCTGTCCGGGGTGGTGGAGGTGCGCAACCGCCTCGACTACGTGTGGAACGACGTGGCTTGA
- the ftsH gene encoding ATP-dependent zinc metalloprotease FtsH: MSRTARSGPPPTPAPKPEPPRRSRAGSWLLTAIGLVILAVLVVPAFLTPTAPSMTYTEFLSEVDAGHVESVTVDDQGAVGGKRRGGAAFTSRIPTALEPGQLEAKLREKNVVITATKADGSLLTGLLGYLPFFLLIGFLVWAGMRAQKSAGGGLGVTGFGRAKARIIEAERLTTRFADIAGYEGVKQEIGEIIDFLRDPARYAAAGATGPRGVVMVGPPGTGKTLFARAVAGEASVPFLSITGSAFVEMFVGVGASRVRDLFEEARTRAPSIIFIDEIDAVGGRRGIGGGLGGHDEREQTLNQLLAEMDGFDQSSGVVVLAATNRPETLDAALLRPGRFDRQVTVPLPNQAERAAILATHIDGKHLDPDVDLGITARGTPGFSGADLANLVNEAAINADRDDRTVLTAADLAAARDRVLLGRRDSSNALLPEERHSVAVHESGHALVAALCEHADPVTKVTILPAGMALGATEQLPEAERHLYRESHLADLLAVRLGGRAAELVVFGETSTGAANDLAGATALAAKMVTEYGMSPELGPVGYRAAEEQPELQGRPYSEQTQRAVDEEIARLVRAAQDRAAGLLRRHRAALDALAGRLQEHETVDGTVVLAVLREEAAVVTAGSPLREGLPAAANGHSAALRSAHDSRTGSRR, translated from the coding sequence ATGTCCCGAACGGCCCGGTCCGGCCCGCCGCCCACGCCCGCACCGAAACCGGAGCCGCCACGGCGTTCACGTGCCGGCAGCTGGCTGCTCACCGCCATCGGCCTGGTGATCCTCGCTGTGCTCGTGGTGCCCGCCTTCCTGACGCCCACCGCGCCGTCGATGACCTACACCGAGTTCCTGTCCGAAGTGGACGCCGGGCACGTCGAGTCGGTGACGGTCGACGACCAGGGCGCGGTCGGCGGGAAGCGGCGCGGCGGCGCGGCGTTCACCAGCCGCATCCCCACGGCACTCGAGCCGGGGCAGCTGGAAGCGAAGCTGCGCGAAAAGAACGTCGTGATCACCGCCACGAAGGCCGACGGATCACTGCTGACGGGGCTGCTCGGCTACCTGCCGTTCTTCCTGCTGATCGGGTTCCTCGTCTGGGCGGGGATGCGCGCGCAGAAGTCCGCCGGCGGCGGCCTCGGGGTGACCGGGTTCGGCCGCGCGAAGGCCAGAATCATCGAAGCGGAGCGCCTGACCACCCGGTTCGCGGACATCGCCGGGTACGAAGGGGTCAAGCAGGAGATCGGCGAAATCATCGACTTCCTCCGCGACCCGGCGCGCTACGCCGCGGCCGGCGCCACGGGCCCGCGCGGTGTCGTCATGGTCGGCCCGCCCGGTACCGGGAAGACGCTGTTCGCCCGCGCGGTCGCCGGGGAGGCCAGCGTGCCGTTCCTGTCGATCACCGGTTCGGCGTTCGTCGAGATGTTCGTCGGGGTCGGTGCCTCCCGGGTGCGGGACCTGTTCGAAGAGGCCCGGACGCGGGCGCCGTCGATCATCTTCATCGACGAGATCGACGCCGTCGGCGGCCGGCGCGGCATCGGTGGCGGTCTCGGCGGGCACGACGAACGCGAGCAGACGCTCAACCAGCTGCTGGCCGAGATGGACGGCTTCGACCAGAGCAGCGGCGTCGTCGTGCTCGCGGCCACCAACCGGCCGGAGACCCTCGACGCGGCGCTGCTGCGGCCCGGCCGGTTCGACCGGCAGGTGACCGTGCCGCTGCCCAACCAGGCCGAGCGCGCGGCCATCCTGGCCACGCACATCGACGGCAAGCACCTCGACCCGGACGTCGACCTCGGCATCACCGCCCGGGGCACCCCGGGTTTCTCCGGCGCCGACCTCGCCAACCTGGTCAACGAGGCGGCGATCAACGCCGACCGTGACGACCGCACGGTGCTGACCGCGGCCGACCTCGCGGCCGCCCGCGACCGGGTGCTGCTCGGCCGGCGCGACAGCTCCAACGCGCTGCTGCCCGAGGAGCGGCACTCGGTGGCGGTGCACGAGTCCGGGCACGCGCTGGTGGCGGCACTGTGCGAGCACGCCGACCCGGTGACGAAGGTGACGATCCTGCCGGCCGGCATGGCGCTGGGCGCGACCGAGCAGCTGCCGGAGGCCGAACGGCACCTCTACCGCGAAAGCCACCTCGCGGACCTGCTCGCCGTCCGCCTGGGCGGCCGGGCGGCCGAACTCGTGGTGTTCGGGGAAACCTCGACCGGGGCGGCGAACGACCTCGCCGGCGCGACGGCGCTGGCGGCGAAGATGGTGACCGAGTACGGGATGTCGCCCGAACTGGGCCCGGTCGGCTACCGCGCGGCCGAGGAACAGCCGGAGCTGCAGGGCCGGCCGTATTCCGAACAGACCCAGCGGGCGGTCGACGAGGAGATCGCCCGGCTGGTACGTGCGGCGCAGGACCGAGCGGCAGGCCTGCTGCGGCGGCATCGGGCCGCCCTCGACGCGCTCGCCGGGCGGCTGCAGGAGCACGAGACCGTCGACGGGACCGTAGTGCTCGCCGTGCTGCGGGAAGAGGCCGCGGTGGTGACCGCCGGAAGTCCCCTTCGCGAAGGACTTCCGGCCGCAGCGAACGGCCACTCAGCAGCCCTACGGTCGGCGCACGACAGCCGGACCGGGAGCCGCCGATGA
- a CDS encoding universal stress protein, with product MNTPHQPIVTGIDGSGEALDAVRWAARAARLRDVPLEIVHALDFPALLAGGVVPPPEEMKDTLRAHGRRYLRAAQEIAEAQGATAVATRLDPDRAAQALIQASRTAALVVVGSGGRGRLTGLLAGSVASAVGAHAACDVVVVRGDSWDDPEAASRPVVAGIDGSEPSARILAAAVAEAHVRKVRLVVVHASADEPRPETDPHLDQRSATEAGEQLLGELTGEHDTGGITVERVVVRGHPRRELIERSAAAQLVVLGDRGRGGFPGLLLGSTGQALLHNAACPVYLVRTADSGIRLQVRHTMDTDPGFAPAANAEAPSSSRRRHDGVATAHDR from the coding sequence ATGAACACGCCGCACCAACCGATCGTCACCGGGATCGACGGGTCGGGCGAGGCGCTCGACGCCGTCCGCTGGGCAGCCCGTGCCGCCCGGCTGCGGGATGTCCCGCTCGAAATCGTGCACGCCCTGGACTTCCCGGCGCTGCTGGCCGGCGGGGTTGTCCCGCCGCCGGAGGAGATGAAGGACACCCTCCGCGCGCACGGGCGCCGCTACCTGCGGGCGGCGCAGGAGATCGCCGAAGCGCAAGGCGCGACCGCGGTGGCCACGCGGCTGGATCCCGACCGGGCCGCGCAGGCCCTCATCCAAGCGTCGCGCACGGCGGCGCTGGTCGTGGTCGGCTCCGGTGGCCGCGGCCGGCTCACCGGCCTGCTCGCCGGCTCGGTCGCCTCGGCCGTCGGCGCGCACGCTGCCTGCGACGTGGTGGTGGTCCGCGGCGACTCCTGGGACGACCCGGAGGCGGCGAGCCGGCCGGTCGTGGCCGGGATCGACGGCAGCGAGCCCAGCGCCCGCATCCTCGCGGCGGCAGTCGCCGAGGCCCACGTGCGGAAGGTCCGCCTGGTCGTGGTCCACGCGTCCGCGGACGAACCGCGCCCGGAAACCGATCCGCACCTGGACCAGCGGTCCGCCACCGAGGCCGGCGAGCAGCTGCTGGGCGAGCTCACCGGCGAACACGACACCGGCGGCATCACCGTCGAACGGGTGGTCGTCCGCGGTCACCCGCGTCGCGAGCTGATCGAGCGCAGCGCGGCCGCACAGCTCGTCGTGCTCGGCGACCGCGGCCGCGGCGGCTTCCCCGGTCTGCTGTTGGGATCCACCGGCCAGGCACTGCTGCACAACGCGGCGTGCCCGGTGTACCTGGTCCGCACCGCCGACTCTGGGATACGACTACAAGTGAGGCACACCATGGACACCGACCCCGGATTCGCACCGGCGGCCAACGCCGAGGCGCCGTCGTCCAGCCGCCGGCGGCACGACGGCGTCGCCACCGCGCACGATCGCTGA
- a CDS encoding zinc-binding alcohol dehydrogenase family protein produces the protein MAAWRVSRPGPMATGPLEAVRAPVPRPAAGELLVRVLVCGVCRTDLHVAEGDLPVHRPGVIPGHEVVGEVVALGTDVTGFAAGDRVGIAWLRATCGRCRYCRRGRENLCPESRYTGWDADGGYAEYSVVPAAYALPLPGGYTDEELAPLLCAGLIGYRALLRAELPEGGRLGIYGFGGSAHLTAQVAIARGTTVHVMTRSADARELALELGAASAGEAADPPPEPLDSAILFAPAGELVLPALAALDRGGTLAIAGIHLSDIPPLNYQQHLFQERQVRSVTANTRDDAREFLDFAGTHRLSVSTVPYALADADQALAHLAADRVNGAAVLRAG, from the coding sequence ATGGCCGCCTGGCGTGTCTCGCGCCCCGGCCCGATGGCGACCGGGCCGCTGGAGGCGGTGCGGGCGCCGGTGCCGCGGCCCGCCGCCGGCGAGCTGCTGGTGCGGGTGCTCGTGTGCGGGGTGTGCCGGACGGACCTGCACGTCGCCGAGGGCGACCTGCCGGTGCACCGGCCGGGGGTGATCCCGGGGCACGAGGTGGTCGGCGAGGTCGTGGCGCTCGGCACGGACGTCACGGGCTTCGCGGCCGGGGACCGGGTGGGGATCGCGTGGCTGCGCGCGACCTGCGGGCGCTGCCGCTATTGCCGGCGCGGCCGGGAGAACCTGTGCCCGGAGTCGCGGTACACCGGCTGGGACGCCGACGGCGGGTACGCCGAGTACTCGGTCGTCCCGGCGGCGTATGCGTTGCCGTTGCCCGGCGGGTACACCGACGAAGAGCTGGCGCCGCTGTTGTGCGCCGGGCTGATCGGCTACCGCGCGCTCCTGCGGGCGGAGCTGCCCGAAGGCGGCCGTCTCGGCATCTACGGCTTCGGCGGCAGTGCGCACCTGACCGCCCAGGTGGCAATCGCCCGCGGTACCACCGTGCACGTCATGACGCGCAGCGCCGACGCGCGCGAGCTGGCACTCGAGCTGGGGGCGGCGTCAGCCGGGGAAGCCGCCGACCCACCGCCGGAACCACTCGACTCGGCGATCCTGTTCGCGCCCGCGGGCGAGCTCGTGCTGCCCGCGCTGGCCGCGCTCGACCGCGGCGGGACGCTGGCCATCGCGGGCATCCACCTGTCCGACATCCCGCCCTTGAACTACCAGCAGCACTTGTTCCAAGAGCGGCAAGTGCGCAGTGTCACGGCGAACACGCGCGATGACGCGCGGGAGTTCCTGGACTTCGCCGGAACGCACCGCCTCAGCGTCAGCACCGTGCCCTACGCGCTGGCCGACGCGGATCAGGCGCTCGCGCACCTGGCCGCGGACCGCGTGAACGGCGCGGCGGTGCTCCGGGCCGGCTGA
- a CDS encoding magnesium transporter CorA family protein, translating into MVRSRLYRSGVLEREDFPAAEAARHLTDPSVTLWLDLDAPAAHDLAALATELGLHPLAVASVLDEDHQRPKFVRYDRHSFLAAYTVRVTDDALAASELDAFVTDRVLITVHRNNTTDIDALVTRWDTTPDLAKNGAAFLLHGLLDYVVDGHLDAVQALDEQVEALEDLVFADHADPTELQRRSLTLRRSLGRLRHLAGPMREIVAALMRRDDTLLPYFQDVYDHVLRVTEWTESLRELIATIRETQLSIQANRLNTIMKKVTSWAAIIAVPTAITGFYGQNIPYPGFGSASGVWVSTLAILIISATLYALFKRRDWL; encoded by the coding sequence ATGGTGCGCAGCCGGTTGTACCGCAGCGGCGTCCTCGAGCGGGAGGACTTCCCCGCCGCCGAAGCCGCCCGTCATCTCACCGATCCCTCGGTGACGCTGTGGCTCGACCTGGACGCTCCCGCCGCCCACGACCTGGCCGCGCTCGCCACCGAGCTGGGGCTGCACCCGCTGGCCGTGGCGTCCGTTCTCGACGAGGACCACCAGCGCCCCAAGTTCGTCCGCTACGACCGGCACTCGTTCCTCGCCGCGTACACGGTGCGCGTGACCGACGACGCCCTGGCTGCTTCGGAGCTGGACGCGTTCGTCACCGACCGTGTGCTGATCACGGTGCACCGCAACAACACCACCGACATCGACGCGCTCGTGACGCGCTGGGACACCACACCGGACCTGGCCAAGAACGGCGCCGCGTTCCTGCTGCACGGCCTGCTCGACTACGTCGTCGACGGCCACCTCGACGCCGTCCAGGCCCTGGACGAGCAGGTCGAGGCCCTCGAAGACCTCGTGTTCGCCGACCACGCCGACCCCACGGAGCTGCAGCGCCGGTCCCTGACGCTGCGCCGGAGCCTCGGCCGCCTGCGCCACCTGGCGGGGCCGATGCGCGAGATCGTCGCCGCCCTGATGCGCCGCGACGACACGCTCCTGCCGTACTTCCAGGATGTTTACGACCACGTCCTGCGCGTCACGGAGTGGACGGAGTCCCTGCGCGAGCTGATCGCAACGATCCGCGAGACGCAGCTGAGCATCCAGGCCAACCGGCTGAACACGATCATGAAGAAGGTGACCAGCTGGGCGGCGATCATCGCGGTGCCGACCGCGATCACCGGGTTCTACGGCCAGAACATCCCGTACCCGGGCTTCGGCTCGGCTTCGGGCGTGTGGGTCTCGACGCTGGCCATCCTGATCATCTCGGCGACGCTGTACGCGCTGTTCAAGCGCCGCGACTGGCTTTGA